One Hydrogenophaga crassostreae genomic region harbors:
- the rpsE gene encoding 30S ribosomal protein S5, with the protein MAKFTANINKEANDDGLREKMIAINRVTKVVKGGRILGFAALTVVGDGDGRVGMGKGKAREVPVAVQKAMEAARRNMSKVSIKNGSLHHSVKGEHGASNVMMLPAAKGTGIIAGGPMRAVFEVVGITDVVAKSHGSSNPYNLVRATLDALKNSTTPADVAAKRGKSVEDILG; encoded by the coding sequence ATGGCTAAATTTACCGCAAACATCAACAAAGAAGCGAACGACGACGGTCTGCGCGAGAAGATGATCGCGATCAACCGCGTGACCAAAGTGGTCAAGGGCGGTCGCATCCTCGGTTTCGCAGCGCTGACCGTGGTCGGTGACGGCGATGGCCGCGTTGGCATGGGCAAAGGCAAGGCGCGTGAAGTGCCCGTTGCTGTCCAGAAGGCCATGGAGGCCGCTCGTCGCAACATGAGCAAGGTGTCGATCAAAAACGGATCGCTGCACCACAGCGTGAAGGGTGAGCACGGCGCATCCAATGTGATGATGCTGCCTGCTGCCAAAGGTACCGGCATCATTGCAGGCGGCCCGATGCGAGCTGTGTTCGAAGTTGTGGGTATCACCGATGTCGTGGCCAAAAGCCATGGCTCGAGCAACCCTTACAACCTCGTGCGAGCCACGCTGGACGCCTTGAAGAACTCCACCACGCCTGCCGACGTGGCCGCCAAGCGCGGTAAGTCGGTCGAGGACATCCTCGGTTGA